A window of Acidobacteriota bacterium contains these coding sequences:
- the mtnP gene encoding S-methyl-5'-thioadenosine phosphorylase, producing the protein MDMEPVEYGIIGGTGLYEMPGFEESARVRLRTPFGEPSDAYVMGRLSGRRVAFLARHGEGHRILPSEINFRANVYGFKILGASAVLSASAVGSLKEKYVPGHAVVPDQLVDRTRHRADTFFGEGIVAHASLAEPFCPSLRARLLDSCRSLGVQAHDGGTYLCMEGPLFSTRAESLLYRAWGMDVIGMTNAQEAKLCREAEMCYASLALVTDFDCWHPDHASVKIEDVLRILGQNSERARAVLAAAVASPPPSEACFCRTALTNAVVTRREAWPEATAQRLRPLLQRLLGEGEKP; encoded by the coding sequence ATGGACATGGAACCGGTGGAGTACGGGATCATTGGAGGGACGGGGCTCTACGAAATGCCCGGCTTCGAGGAGTCGGCGAGGGTCCGTCTGAGGACACCTTTCGGCGAGCCCTCGGACGCCTACGTGATGGGACGCCTCTCCGGCCGGCGGGTGGCCTTTCTCGCCCGCCACGGGGAGGGCCACCGGATCCTCCCCTCGGAGATCAACTTCCGGGCCAACGTTTACGGCTTCAAGATCCTGGGGGCATCGGCCGTCCTCTCCGCCTCGGCCGTAGGCAGCCTGAAGGAAAAGTACGTGCCCGGTCATGCGGTGGTGCCCGACCAGCTCGTGGACCGCACGCGCCACCGGGCGGACACCTTCTTCGGCGAGGGCATCGTGGCCCACGCGAGCCTCGCCGAGCCCTTCTGTCCCTCCCTGAGGGCCCGGCTCCTCGATTCATGCCGGAGCCTGGGAGTCCAGGCTCACGACGGCGGAACGTACCTCTGCATGGAGGGCCCCCTCTTTTCCACCCGGGCCGAGAGCCTCCTGTACCGGGCCTGGGGCATGGACGTCATCGGCATGACCAACGCCCAGGAGGCCAAGCTCTGCCGGGAGGCCGAAATGTGTTACGCCTCCCTCGCTCTGGTCACGGACTTCGATTGCTGGCACCCCGATCACGCCTCCGTAAAGATCGAAGACGTCCTGCGAATTCTGGGTCAGAACAGCGAGCGGGCCCGGGCCGTCCTCGCCGCCGCCGTCGCCTCCCCTCCCCCCTCGGAGGCGTGCTTCTGCCGGACCGCCCTCACCAACGCGGTGGTGACCCGCCGGGAGGCCTGGCCCGAAGCCACGGCCCAGCGGCTCCGCCCCCTTCTCCAGCGCCTTCTCGGGGAGGGAGAGAAGCCATGA
- a CDS encoding aconitate hydratase, with protein sequence MAENLVQKILKAHLVEGDLYSGDEIAIRVDQTLTQDATGTMAYLQFETMGIPRVKTELSVSYVDHNTLQVGFENADDHRYLQTVAARYGIHYSKAGNGICHQVHVERFGVPGKTLLGSDSHTPTGGGIGMIAIGVGGLDVAVAMGGGAFYMPRPKVVKVNLTGRFQPFVSAKDVILKLLSIMTTKGNVGKIVEYAGPALKHLTVPERATITNMGAELGVTTSVFPSDDQTLAFLKAQKREGVWTRLEADPDAVYDQVIEIDLSSLEPLVAQPHSPDNVATVASLKGQKVHQVCVGSCTNSSLRDLAVLAHMLKGRKVHPDVELVVAPGSRQVEMEAANRGFLTAFLQAGARVAESACGFCIGSGHAPGSGEVSVRSNNRNFKGRSGTADAMIFLASPETCAACALTGEFTDPRALGISPVEVDMPAEFVIDDSMVLVPPADGSRVEVVRGPNIGAPPKTEALPDRLEKSVLLKVGDKITTDHIMPAGQYLKYRSNIPKYAEVVFIGVDPAFAARAKEKGGGFVVGGDSYGQGSSREHAAICPSFLGVKAVFAKAIERIHRANLVNFGILPLLFLDPADYDRIEQGDGFVIEGIHAALDGDRIFTVKDTTRGFSFRAKADVTPRQAAILKDGGLLNHIAKGGR encoded by the coding sequence ATGGCCGAGAACCTGGTCCAGAAAATCCTCAAGGCCCATCTGGTGGAAGGTGACCTCTATTCGGGCGACGAGATCGCCATCCGGGTGGATCAGACGCTCACCCAGGACGCTACGGGCACCATGGCCTACCTGCAGTTCGAGACCATGGGCATACCCCGCGTGAAGACCGAGCTCTCGGTCTCCTACGTGGACCACAACACGCTTCAGGTGGGCTTTGAGAATGCGGACGACCACCGCTACCTCCAAACCGTGGCCGCCCGGTACGGCATCCATTACAGCAAGGCCGGGAACGGCATCTGCCACCAGGTTCACGTGGAGCGCTTCGGGGTTCCGGGCAAGACCCTCCTCGGCTCCGACAGCCACACCCCCACGGGAGGCGGCATCGGAATGATCGCCATCGGCGTGGGCGGGCTGGACGTGGCCGTGGCCATGGGCGGAGGCGCCTTCTACATGCCGCGGCCCAAGGTGGTGAAGGTGAACCTCACGGGCCGCTTTCAACCCTTCGTCTCCGCCAAGGACGTGATCCTGAAGCTCCTTTCGATCATGACCACCAAAGGCAACGTGGGGAAGATCGTGGAGTACGCCGGTCCTGCCCTGAAGCACCTCACCGTGCCCGAGCGCGCCACCATCACGAACATGGGAGCCGAGCTGGGCGTCACCACGTCGGTCTTTCCAAGCGACGACCAGACCCTCGCCTTCCTTAAGGCCCAGAAGCGGGAAGGGGTTTGGACCCGGTTGGAGGCCGATCCCGACGCCGTCTACGATCAAGTCATCGAGATCGACCTCTCCTCCCTGGAACCCCTGGTGGCCCAGCCCCACAGCCCCGACAACGTGGCCACCGTGGCGTCCCTCAAGGGGCAGAAGGTGCACCAGGTCTGCGTCGGATCCTGCACCAACTCCTCCCTGAGGGACCTCGCGGTGCTCGCGCACATGCTCAAGGGGAGGAAGGTCCACCCCGACGTGGAGCTGGTCGTGGCCCCCGGCTCCCGCCAGGTGGAGATGGAGGCCGCCAACCGCGGGTTCCTCACGGCTTTCCTCCAAGCCGGCGCCCGCGTGGCCGAGAGCGCCTGCGGCTTCTGTATCGGCTCGGGCCACGCCCCCGGCTCGGGCGAGGTTTCGGTCCGATCCAACAACCGCAACTTCAAGGGCCGCTCGGGAACGGCGGACGCCATGATTTTCCTCGCCAGCCCCGAGACCTGCGCCGCCTGCGCCCTGACGGGAGAGTTCACCGACCCGCGCGCCCTCGGCATCTCCCCGGTGGAGGTGGATATGCCGGCCGAGTTCGTGATCGACGACTCCATGGTCCTCGTTCCTCCCGCCGACGGCTCCCGGGTCGAAGTCGTGCGCGGCCCCAACATCGGCGCGCCGCCCAAGACCGAGGCCCTGCCCGACCGGCTGGAGAAAAGCGTCCTGCTCAAGGTGGGCGACAAGATCACCACCGACCACATCATGCCCGCCGGCCAGTACCTCAAATACCGCTCCAACATCCCCAAGTACGCCGAGGTGGTCTTCATCGGCGTGGATCCGGCCTTCGCGGCTCGGGCCAAGGAGAAGGGCGGCGGCTTCGTCGTGGGCGGCGACTCCTACGGCCAGGGCTCTTCCCGGGAACACGCCGCCATCTGCCCCTCCTTCCTTGGGGTCAAGGCCGTCTTCGCCAAGGCCATCGAGCGAATCCATCGAGCCAACCTCGTGAACTTCGGGATCCTTCCCCTCCTGTTCCTCGACCCCGCCGACTACGACCGTATCGAGCAGGGCGACGGCTTCGTGATCGAGGGCATCCACGCCGCCCTCGACGGCGACCGGATCTTCACGGTGAAGGACACCACCAGGGGATTCTCCTTTCGAGCCAAGGCCGACGTCACGCCGCGGCAGGCCGCCATCCTCAAAGACGGCGGACTCCTCAACCACATCGCGAAGGGCGGCCGGTAG
- a CDS encoding response regulator: MKLLIVDDMRAFLDLEKTFLRRADCQILTATTGLEAIKVAQQAHPHLILLDVEMPEMTGLEAARYLSATPGLKEIPVVILSGNDYRQAALEAGAQEFVKKPVDEGTFLQIVTRYVPLRVRKDARRPLESPGTLVVGRREIKAMVMDVSASGAFIVSDARLEIGDRLGLRFHIPRNGERREIRVEAMVVRTAPPRGFGLGFADISEGAVLLLREYVGG; the protein is encoded by the coding sequence ATGAAACTCCTGATCGTGGATGATATGCGGGCGTTCCTGGACTTGGAAAAGACCTTCCTTCGTCGGGCGGATTGTCAGATCCTCACGGCCACGACGGGGCTCGAGGCCATCAAGGTGGCCCAGCAGGCCCATCCGCATCTGATTCTTCTGGACGTGGAGATGCCCGAAATGACGGGCCTCGAGGCGGCCCGCTATCTGAGCGCCACGCCTGGCCTCAAGGAGATACCGGTGGTGATCCTCTCGGGAAACGATTACCGGCAGGCGGCCCTGGAGGCGGGGGCACAGGAATTCGTGAAGAAGCCGGTGGACGAGGGGACCTTCCTGCAGATCGTGACGCGCTACGTGCCCCTCCGTGTGCGCAAGGATGCCCGGAGGCCGCTCGAAAGCCCGGGAACGCTGGTGGTGGGCCGGAGGGAGATCAAGGCCATGGTGATGGATGTCTCGGCCTCCGGGGCGTTCATCGTGAGCGACGCCCGCCTCGAAATCGGGGACCGCCTGGGCCTTCGCTTCCACATCCCGCGAAACGGTGAAAGGCGGGAAATCCGCGTGGAGGCCATGGTGGTGCGCACGGCGCCGCCTCGGGGTTTCGGCCTCGGCTTCGCGGACATCTCCGAAGGCGCCGTTCTTCTCCTCCGTGAATACGTGGGCGGGTAA